A window of Adhaeribacter arboris genomic DNA:
TGTAATCTACTTACGGTATCTATTACCTCTCCACTACATCTCCACCGCAAAGGCATACGTTCCGGAACCAACTTCCAAAACGGCTCTACTGTTTTGGTATCTTATATTTTTAATTTCTTTATTATTTTTTACCGGTTTACCGCTTTCCGTAATCACCGTCGAAGCGGATGGCGCGGGCAGGTAAATGGTAGCAGTGGTGTTGGCCGGAATTTGCACCGTTAAATTAAACTTACCGTTACTTTTCTGCCAATCGCTGGAAATTAAACCGTAGGGCGAGTAGTGACTGGCCTTCACAAAGGTAACATCGCCCACCAACTCCGGCCGGATATCAATATTTTTAAAGGCAACTGCTTTTTCGTTGGGCCGGATACCGCCTAAACCGCTGTAAAACCATTCCAGAATATGCCCTAACATAAAATGATTGTTCGACACAAAACCGTAAGCCTGCCACGATTCGGTGAGGGAGGTAGCGCCGTGAGCCAATTGGTAGCCATAACCCGGCACATCGGAGCGGCTGTTCATATCAAAAATAACGTCCGACCGGTTTTCATTATCGAGTACCCGGAGCAGATACCGGAAACCAATATCACCGGCAGTAAGGCTGTTGTTGCGGTGGCGAATGTCTTTCACAATATTGGCGACTACAGCGTCTTTGTTTTGCGGCTCTACCAGGTTCATGAATACGGCCATGGCATTGGCGGTTTGGCTGCCGGTGGCGTATTGCTTAGTTTGATTATTAAAAAATGTTTTATTAAAAGCTTGTTTTACCTGGGTAGCCAGTTGGTTATACCGGGTTACGTCATCGGGTTTATTTAATAAAGCAGCTATTTTGCTCATTAACGTGAGGTCGTAATAATAAATAGCGGTAGCCGAAACGCCGCGGGGCGTTAACTGCGATTCGCCGGGATGTTTCGGGCCGATATCGTACCAGTCGCCGAGACCGTGGGTGAGTAGGTGGTTGTTCGATTTTTTTTCTAAATACGCCACATAGCGCTGCATCATGGGGTAACTATCCGCCAGCACTTGTTGGTCGCCGTACCATTGATACACGTACCAGGGCATGATAATGCCGTTGCTGCCCCACTCCGGCGAATCGCGAAAGCCACCGGCAAACTCGACGAACTCGGGCGCAATATCCGGAATCAGTCCTTCGGCAGTTTGGGCCACCTGCATGTCGCGGATAACTTTTTTACTTAAGCGGGCAATATCGTAATGGTAGCGAATGGACGAACCTACCAGGTGCGCTTCCTCGAGCCAGCCTAGCTTTTCGCGGTGCGGACAGTCGGTTAAGACACTCGCCATGTTGCTCCGGATGGCCCAGTCAATCAGCTTTTCGGTTTGGTTAAATAACTCGTTCGAACTGGTAAATTGCCCTACCCGCGGGGCAGCGTTGCGGGTATGTAATCCTATTGCGCCCACTATAACCGGTAAGTTCTGCGGATTAGGTTCGCCTTCGGGCACGCCGCCTTCTATTTGCAGGTAGCGGAAACCATAGTAAGTAAACTGCGGGTGCCAGGTTTCGGTGCCATTTCCTTTTAAGGTATATTGGTAAAAATGCGGGCCGCCGGAGGCTTGCTGCGTTACCAAATTTTTATCCAGGAGTTCGCCGGGGGTAATTTTTACGGTGGCACCTTTTTTTCCTTTCACTGAAAGTTGCGGAATTCCGGAAGCATTCTGGCCTAAATCGTAAATCCAGACGCCCGGTTGGGGTTGCGTAATTTTTTTCGGGGAAAAATTTTCAAAAATCCGGAGCGGGTCGGCTTGTTGCGAATTAAGCTGCGGTGGTCCCTCCACCAGGACTACGGGTTTCCACGGGCTATTTTCTTTAAAATTAGTCGTGTTCCAGCCGGGTTGTTCGCGGGTGGCGTCGTAATCTTCGCCGCCGTAGATACCGGTAAAGGTAACGGGCCCCGGGGCGGTTTTCCAGGAAGCATCGCTCACTAAATTTTCCTGAGTGCCGTCGGTATATTCCACGAGAAGCCGGCAAATCATTTTGGGGTAACCAAAGGTGCCGGTAATTTTGCGGTAGCGCTCGCCCGGAACGTGATAAAAGCCATTTCCCAGCATAACACCTACGGCGTTGGCTCCCGGTTTAATTTGGTTGGCGACATCGAAAGTAACATACAAGGCTTGTTCGCTGTAATCCGTCCAGCCGGGGTCCAGAAAGTGATCGCCTACTTTTTTCCCGTTTAGACTCATCTCAAAATGCCCCAATCCGGAAATATACATGGTGGCTCTTTTTACCGGATTTTTAACAGTAAACTCTTTGCGCAATAATGGCAAAATGTTCTTGTTTGGAAGTCGCTGCGGGTCGCCCATTTCGGGTAAGGCCGGCACAATTCGCTCCGATGGCGGTAATTCTTCGTAGGCAATCCAGCGGGCTCCGGCCCAGTCCTGTTGCGAAAGCAGTCCCATTTGAAACGTAGCCGGTTCGCTCCAGTTTGATTCATTTCCTTGGTTATCCTGTATTTTTATTTTCCAGAAATAAAGCTTGGTGGGTAGTAATTCTTTACCCGCATATTCTACCTGGATAGATTTGTCGGAACTGACTTTACCGCTATCCCAGATAGTACCGGTATTTTTATTCAGCGCTTCGGCGTTATCGGCTACTAAAAGGTGGTAAGTTGTTTGCAAAACGCCGCGCTGATTGGATTGGATTTCCCAGCTAAACCGTGGCGCGGTAGCTTCTACGCCTATTGGATTAGCCTGGTATTCGCATTTTAAACTAACTAATCGGAGGCTACTCCCTTTTTGCGACAAACTTTGGCACGAGAAAGCTAAGAGCAGTAAAATGGGAAGAAGGAATTTTATCATTAATTTTTAAATTTCTGCTGATGTTTAATTTTAAATGAACGTGAAAAGACGCAATAATACTGGTATCACCTGCTTGTTTTTGGAGCCTTTTCAAGTCTCCAGGCTGCGGTGCTAACGCGAAAGAACCGTAACCTGTTTGCTGGCACCGGCGGGCCCCGTTTGGCTCTTCCGGTCTGTCTAAGCTTCCTTTCTTCCTATCGTCGGAATTCCGACAGGTGTCGGGGCCGGAACCTTCGAAGGCTCTTCACAGCCAAACTGATGTTGTTTTCTTCTAGCTTCAGCATTTCAGTTTATAACCTTTTAAAAATAACTAAGTCTTTTCGTTCTGTTGGTTTTAAATCGGTTTAAATGGATGAATTGGCTGTGTGTTGTTTAAAATTAACCTAGTTGTAAATGTCTAAAAAAATGTGTTCCGGATTAATAATTTGTTTTCATAGACAATGTACCGAAAACATTATGCTGCAAATTCCCTTTCCTGGAGGAGAGGGTTAGGGTGAGGTCTTTTAACTTTTCCGGATTAAAAAAAGGATATCAAATAGATAAAATTTTGTAGGGATAAATTTAATTTTTCTGGCCTGAGTGGTTAATATGTATTTATAAATCAGAATAAAAGAAAAAATAAAAGGACGTAGAAATTGGAAACACAAATACTTATTTGACAAATGTATTTTAGTACCTTGCCCTTATAAATAGAGGATCTGATAGAAAGTATATACTTTTTGATAAAGAAAGAGCAATTGGTTTATTCTCTTAAATGATCAATTATTATAAATATTTACCCGTAAGTGCCGAAGACGAAAACTGGGGCTTAGTTGTATTAAATGCCGGTTGCACCCACATTGAACCGGGCACCCCGTACCCATATCAAGAACATCCTTCGCACCACTATTTTAATTGGGCGAATGGCCGGGTATTGCACGAATACCAAATTATATACATTACCAAAGGCGAAGGAATTTTTGAATCGGAGCGGGCGGGTGAACACCTGATTGAAGCCGGTTCGGTGATATTGTTGTACCCGGAAGAAAGACACCGGTATAAACCAAAAGAAGAAACCGGATGGGACGAATACTGGATTGGTTTTAGAAGCAGCATTTTTACCAACCAATTAGAAAAAGGCTTTTTCGACCCTAAATTTCCGGTTATAAAAGCCGGCTTTCAGGAAAATTTATTAAACTTGTTTCAGGAAATTATAGCCATAACCAAAGAAGAAAAAGCCGGGTATCAATCGCTTACTTCCGGCGCCGCCCTGCATATCATCGGGCATTTGTACACGATTTTAAAGCAAAGCCAATTTGCAGGACAAGCGGTTGACCAATTGGTAAATAAAGCTCGTTGTATTTTCCGGTCGAATATTGAAAAAAACATTTCGCCGCAAGAAGTAGCCGACGAATTACAGGTAGGTTACTCGTGGTTCCGGAAAGCTTTTAAAGCCTATACCGGCTTAGCTCCGGGCCAATATTTAATTCAATTAAAAATTCAGAAAGCAAAAGAACTGTTGCAAAATCCTACCAAAAGTATTAAGGAAATTACCTACGAGTTAAATTTTGAATCGCGTTTTTATTTTTCCAAAATTTTTAAAGAAAAAACGGGGCTTACGCCGGTTCAGTACCGATCGCACATAGCCGGCGAAGAAAACGGGAATTTTAATAGGCAGAATAAAACCTACAAAGCTATTTTTAGGGCATAGATCATTGATTTTTAATAGTAGCCTTCAAAATCTCGAACTTGCCCAAGTCCTTTTTTAATAGCTTCTTTTACCTTTCCGAATCAGAGCATAAGTAATTACTAAAAAGATGGATTAGTTATGGTAGTTGCCATTGACAAAGCGGTTTATTTGGGCGGTTATAGAATAAAATTCGATTTTTCGGAGAGGGTTAGCCAAACTATTGAGGCTGAAAACTTCTTAAAATCAGCCAAAAATTCAATGACAAAGATGTACTTAGACAAAAATATATTCCAAGGCTTCCGCATTGAATACGGGGATATTGTCTGGAATGATTATGAGATGTGCTTTCCTATATGGGACTTGCATGAAGGAAAAATATAAAAATATTCGCTAACGGGTAGTATATACAAAACCCTTGCTCCGCTACGGGCAATGGATTTACTATACATACCTATAAACTACTACTCATTTCGCAAGGCCTCGACTGGGTTGGCAATGGCGGCTTTTATGGCCTGAAAACTTACCGTGAGCACAGCAATAACTACCGCCAGCAGCGTTGCCAACCCAAACGTAGACCACGATAATGGCGTGCGATAAGCAAAATCCTGCAGCCAGCGGTGCATGCCGTACCAGGCAATAGGCCAAGCCAGCAGGTTGGCCAACAACACTAGTTTTAAAAAATCTTTCGAGAGCAAAGCTACAATGCTGCCAATGGAAGCGCCCAGAACTTTGCGGATGCCAATTTCTTTCGTGCGTTGTTCGGTGGCAAACGTGGCTAACCCAAACAAACCTAAACAAGCAATTAAAATAGCCATGCCGGCAAACAGCGTAAATAATAATCCCTGGCGCTGTTCCGCTGCATAGAGCCGGCCAAATTTCTGGTCCAGGAAAGCGTACTCAAAGGGGTAATCCGGTAGAAACTGTTTCCAAGTTTTTTCCAGTTGCGCCATTCCGGATTTTAAGTCTGCCCCCGCCAGCTTCACCGATAAGTAGCGGAAATCGGATGATGCCGGAATCATAAACAACAAAGGCTTGATTTTCTGGTGCATCGATTCGAAGTGGAAGTCTGACAATACGCCTACTACTTTAGCCTGCCGGTCGCCGTAATCAATGGTACTGCCCAGGGCTTGTTGGGGCGATTTAAAACCCAATGCTTTTACCCCGGATTCGTTCAGCAGAAAAGCTTTGGTACTATCCGTGGGATAAGCTTCGGAAAAGTTGCGGCCGGCTAGAATTTTAATTTTATAAGTTGGTACGAAAGAAGGGTCGATGCCCAAAAATTCAAACGATACAGAGGCTTCCTTGTACGTTCCCCCGGATGCAATGCCCATTTCGCCCCATGAATTTAGTAAGCGCTCGGAAGGAGCTTCAATGGAACGGGCCACCTGCGTAACGGTATTGTTGGCTAATAATTCGTTCCGGAAAGCCTGGTAACGCGCGGATAACGACGGTACGTAAGGCAGCGTAACAATATAATCTTTATTTAAACCTAAAGTTTTATCCTGGAGATAGCTTAATTGTTTGTACACCACCGCGGTGCTCACCACTAATACCACCGAAATAGCGAATTGCAGCACCACCAAGGCTTTGCGCAACGATACGGAACGGTTTAGAGGAACTATCTTCCCTTTTAAAACTTTCACCGGCTGAAACGACGATAAATACAAGGCCGGATACGAACCCGCCACCAAACCAACCAGCAGGGCTAAACCTAGTACTACCCCAGCGGCCAGCCAGCCATTTTCGGGGTTAAAGTATAGTTCTTTGCCGGTTAATTTATTCATGAGCGGCAGGGCTGCGTTCGTGAGTACTACGGCCAGCAGCACCGCAATAAATACAAACAGCAGCGATTCGCTTAAAAACTGCACCATAAGTTTGCCCTGGCTAGCGCCCATTACTTTACGTACCCCTATTTCTTTGGCGCGCAACGACGAACGGGCCGTAGATAAATTCATGAAATTAATGCAGGCAATAAGTAAAATAAACAAAGCAATCACCCCGAATAAATACACTTGCTGGCTGTCGCCATTGGGTTCTAGTTCCGTATCGAGGTGGGAATGTAAATGAATATCGGTAAGCTTTTGCAGAAACAAATTGTTGTACGACGAAGGCCGGGTATTCTGGTATTCAATGTGCCGGTCGAGGAAAGCCGGTA
This region includes:
- a CDS encoding family 78 glycoside hydrolase catalytic domain yields the protein MIKFLLPILLLLAFSCQSLSQKGSSLRLVSLKCEYQANPIGVEATAPRFSWEIQSNQRGVLQTTYHLLVADNAEALNKNTGTIWDSGKVSSDKSIQVEYAGKELLPTKLYFWKIKIQDNQGNESNWSEPATFQMGLLSQQDWAGARWIAYEELPPSERIVPALPEMGDPQRLPNKNILPLLRKEFTVKNPVKRATMYISGLGHFEMSLNGKKVGDHFLDPGWTDYSEQALYVTFDVANQIKPGANAVGVMLGNGFYHVPGERYRKITGTFGYPKMICRLLVEYTDGTQENLVSDASWKTAPGPVTFTGIYGGEDYDATREQPGWNTTNFKENSPWKPVVLVEGPPQLNSQQADPLRIFENFSPKKITQPQPGVWIYDLGQNASGIPQLSVKGKKGATVKITPGELLDKNLVTQQASGGPHFYQYTLKGNGTETWHPQFTYYGFRYLQIEGGVPEGEPNPQNLPVIVGAIGLHTRNAAPRVGQFTSSNELFNQTEKLIDWAIRSNMASVLTDCPHREKLGWLEEAHLVGSSIRYHYDIARLSKKVIRDMQVAQTAEGLIPDIAPEFVEFAGGFRDSPEWGSNGIIMPWYVYQWYGDQQVLADSYPMMQRYVAYLEKKSNNHLLTHGLGDWYDIGPKHPGESQLTPRGVSATAIYYYDLTLMSKIAALLNKPDDVTRYNQLATQVKQAFNKTFFNNQTKQYATGSQTANAMAVFMNLVEPQNKDAVVANIVKDIRHRNNSLTAGDIGFRYLLRVLDNENRSDVIFDMNSRSDVPGYGYQLAHGATSLTESWQAYGFVSNNHFMLGHILEWFYSGLGGIRPNEKAVAFKNIDIRPELVGDVTFVKASHYSPYGLISSDWQKSNGKFNLTVQIPANTTATIYLPAPSASTVITESGKPVKNNKEIKNIRYQNSRAVLEVGSGTYAFAVEM
- a CDS encoding AraC family transcriptional regulator, with protein sequence MINYYKYLPVSAEDENWGLVVLNAGCTHIEPGTPYPYQEHPSHHYFNWANGRVLHEYQIIYITKGEGIFESERAGEHLIEAGSVILLYPEERHRYKPKEETGWDEYWIGFRSSIFTNQLEKGFFDPKFPVIKAGFQENLLNLFQEIIAITKEEKAGYQSLTSGAALHIIGHLYTILKQSQFAGQAVDQLVNKARCIFRSNIEKNISPQEVADELQVGYSWFRKAFKAYTGLAPGQYLIQLKIQKAKELLQNPTKSIKEITYELNFESRFYFSKIFKEKTGLTPVQYRSHIAGEENGNFNRQNKTYKAIFRA
- a CDS encoding DUF2442 domain-containing protein — encoded protein: MVVAIDKAVYLGGYRIKFDFSERVSQTIEAENFLKSAKNSMTKMYLDKNIFQGFRIEYGDIVWNDYEMCFPIWDLHEGKI
- a CDS encoding ABC transporter permease, whose amino-acid sequence is MLLNYFKIALRNLLRHKLFSFINIFGLAVGLACCLLIALFIFQELSYDTYHANANRIYRVGRSFNGDDVPSLQLANIAPPFGPLLKNDFPAVEEATRLLQHKAVIAVSPQKFFTEENVFFAEPSFFKIFTVLLRSGTPQTALSEPNTILLTEKLVAKYFPKQNPIGQFVRLDNKVTLKVTGVFKDFPVNSHFHPNFLVSFSTLQDSTLFGRENLANFSINRFTTYLLVPPQYNVAPISAQLPAFLDRHIEYQNTRPSSYNNLFLQKLTDIHLHSHLDTELEPNGDSQQVYLFGVIALFILLIACINFMNLSTARSSLRAKEIGVRKVMGASQGKLMVQFLSESLLFVFIAVLLAVVLTNAALPLMNKLTGKELYFNPENGWLAAGVVLGLALLVGLVAGSYPALYLSSFQPVKVLKGKIVPLNRSVSLRKALVVLQFAISVVLVVSTAVVYKQLSYLQDKTLGLNKDYIVTLPYVPSLSARYQAFRNELLANNTVTQVARSIEAPSERLLNSWGEMGIASGGTYKEASVSFEFLGIDPSFVPTYKIKILAGRNFSEAYPTDSTKAFLLNESGVKALGFKSPQQALGSTIDYGDRQAKVVGVLSDFHFESMHQKIKPLLFMIPASSDFRYLSVKLAGADLKSGMAQLEKTWKQFLPDYPFEYAFLDQKFGRLYAAEQRQGLLFTLFAGMAILIACLGLFGLATFATEQRTKEIGIRKVLGASIGSIVALLSKDFLKLVLLANLLAWPIAWYGMHRWLQDFAYRTPLSWSTFGLATLLAVVIAVLTVSFQAIKAAIANPVEALRNE